Proteins encoded together in one Bradyrhizobium sp. PSBB068 window:
- a CDS encoding branched-chain amino acid ABC transporter permease, translating to MANFFTSRLFFISLVCVAVAATLPLYVSGYILGLLTVAFYFGVFAMAWDLLFGFAGEVNFGPTFLIGTGAYTAGILNNQYGWSVYVCILLGALASVVAGFVLALPALRVRGPYFGLTTLVAVLMLQNFVVVFADLTGGEIGLTIPDVITINAGANYWIALGFMTISAAILYGLSQSPVGLVLQASGQDPVQAGALGFNIVKHKLAAFIVSAFFSGLSGALLVFYFGTASVGTVVDVAVGVNVIVSAVLGGRRTVLGAALGAIFLIVAGEFLRPTGELATFIVSAVALLVVLFFPGGFLGAALSREARS from the coding sequence ATGGCCAACTTCTTCACCTCGCGCCTGTTCTTCATCTCGCTGGTCTGCGTGGCGGTTGCGGCGACGCTGCCGCTCTACGTCTCGGGCTACATCCTCGGGCTCCTCACCGTCGCGTTCTATTTCGGCGTGTTCGCGATGGCCTGGGACCTGCTGTTCGGCTTCGCCGGCGAGGTCAATTTCGGCCCGACCTTCCTGATCGGCACCGGCGCCTACACCGCCGGAATCCTCAACAACCAGTACGGCTGGTCGGTCTATGTCTGCATCCTGCTCGGCGCGCTCGCCTCTGTTGTCGCGGGCTTCGTGCTGGCGCTGCCGGCGCTGCGGGTGAGGGGGCCGTATTTCGGCCTCACCACGCTGGTCGCGGTGCTGATGTTGCAGAATTTTGTGGTCGTTTTCGCCGATCTCACCGGCGGCGAGATCGGGCTGACGATCCCTGACGTCATCACCATCAATGCCGGCGCCAATTACTGGATCGCGCTCGGCTTCATGACCATCAGCGCCGCGATCCTGTACGGGCTGTCGCAATCGCCGGTTGGACTCGTGCTGCAGGCGAGCGGGCAGGACCCTGTGCAGGCGGGCGCGCTCGGCTTCAACATCGTCAAGCACAAGCTCGCAGCCTTCATCGTCAGCGCGTTCTTCTCCGGCCTGTCGGGCGCGCTGCTGGTGTTCTACTTCGGCACCGCCTCGGTCGGCACCGTGGTCGACGTCGCGGTCGGCGTCAACGTGATCGTCTCCGCCGTGCTCGGCGGCCGGCGCACCGTGCTGGGCGCGGCGTTAGGCGCGATCTTCCTGATCGTGGCCGGCGAGTTCCTGCGCCCGACCGGCGAGCTTGCCACCTTCATCGTTTCGGCGGTGGCGCTGCTCGTTGTCCTGTTCTTCCCCGGCGGTTTCCTCGGAGCGGCCCTGTCACGCGAGGCGCGCTCTTAA
- a CDS encoding ATP-binding cassette domain-containing protein, translated as MDQTVTTATLTVRGLTKRFGGLTAVKNLSFDLHPGEILGLIGPNGSGKSTAMKSVMGIERPTAGEVIFDGENVAGLPAHKIARKGFGMVFQHSRPLNRQTVLENIMVALLPDSLFMLFPDKALTERAKWIAERVGLGAVMDRRPPTLPFADLRRLELAKAIARDPKVVLVDEPFAGLTSAEVGTFSALIRSFRDEGRAVMLVDHNVKSVAALVDRVLAMYLGEEITTGRAEDVMKNETVRRVYLGGAIETHARPETSFKDKVPLLQVENVSVHYGKAQALENVSIHVHEGEFVSIVGLNGAGKTTLFNTISGFLPYTGEILRGGQPLRGTGPAKIARSGLVQCPESRELFGEMTVRENLDLGGQHLDDAARARQLAWLFELFPILKERQGQMAQTLSGGEQQMLAIGRALMMQPQILILDEPTLGLAPVILELLSKALEKLRQTTKITVLLGEQNVTFALPHADRVYVLEHARIVWEGDPGRFAAEAGKDFL; from the coding sequence ATGGATCAGACCGTGACCACAGCAACGCTCACCGTCCGCGGACTGACCAAGAGATTCGGCGGCTTGACCGCCGTGAAGAACCTCTCGTTCGACCTGCACCCGGGCGAGATCCTCGGTCTGATCGGGCCGAACGGCTCGGGCAAGTCGACCGCGATGAAGAGCGTGATGGGCATCGAGCGCCCGACCGCGGGAGAGGTGATCTTCGACGGCGAGAACGTCGCTGGCCTTCCCGCGCACAAGATCGCGCGCAAGGGCTTCGGCATGGTGTTCCAGCACTCGCGGCCGCTGAACCGGCAGACCGTGCTGGAAAACATCATGGTCGCGCTGCTGCCCGACAGCCTGTTCATGCTGTTTCCCGACAAGGCACTGACCGAGCGCGCCAAATGGATCGCCGAGCGCGTCGGGCTCGGCGCGGTGATGGATCGCCGTCCGCCGACGCTGCCGTTCGCCGATCTGCGCCGGCTGGAATTGGCGAAGGCGATCGCGCGCGATCCGAAGGTGGTACTGGTCGACGAACCCTTTGCGGGCCTCACCAGCGCCGAAGTCGGCACCTTCTCCGCCCTGATCCGCAGCTTCCGCGACGAGGGACGCGCGGTGATGCTGGTCGACCACAACGTCAAGAGCGTCGCGGCCCTGGTCGACCGCGTACTCGCGATGTATCTCGGCGAGGAGATCACGACCGGCCGCGCCGAGGACGTGATGAAGAACGAGACCGTGCGCCGGGTCTATCTCGGCGGCGCGATCGAGACCCACGCGCGACCCGAGACCTCGTTCAAGGACAAGGTGCCGCTGCTGCAGGTCGAGAATGTCAGCGTGCATTACGGCAAGGCGCAGGCGCTGGAGAACGTCTCGATCCACGTCCATGAGGGCGAGTTCGTCTCGATCGTCGGCCTCAACGGCGCCGGCAAGACCACGCTGTTCAACACGATCTCCGGCTTCCTGCCCTATACCGGCGAGATCCTGCGCGGCGGGCAGCCACTGCGCGGCACCGGGCCTGCCAAGATCGCCCGCTCCGGCCTCGTGCAGTGCCCGGAATCGCGCGAACTGTTCGGCGAGATGACGGTGCGGGAAAACCTCGATCTCGGCGGTCAGCATCTCGACGACGCGGCGCGGGCCAGGCAGCTCGCCTGGCTGTTCGAGCTGTTCCCGATCCTGAAGGAACGCCAGGGCCAGATGGCCCAGACGCTGTCCGGCGGCGAGCAGCAGATGCTGGCGATCGGCCGCGCGCTGATGATGCAGCCGCAGATCCTGATCCTCGACGAGCCGACGCTGGGACTTGCACCGGTCATCCTCGAACTGTTGTCGAAGGCGCTGGAGAAGCTGCGCCAGACCACCAAGATCACGGTGTTGCTCGGCGAGCAGAACGTGACCTTCGCGCTTCCGCATGCCGACCGCGTCTATGTGCTGGAGCACGCGCGGATCGTCTGGGAGGGCGATCCGGGCCGGTTCGCCGCGGAGGCCGGCAAGGACTTTCTCTGA
- a CDS encoding ABC transporter substrate-binding protein codes for MSGYSTAARTSLLATALALCLAAPAYAQSKDPIKIGVIAEVQSIAGAATPGGAQIAADEINAKGGVMGRKIEIVTYDNKSSSADSVRAFQRAVSEDKVSAVIASYISEVVLALEPWASRLKMPLITPGAASNEITKAVHNDYEKNKYTFHGYLTSAAQAQLVCDAAKDLLVDNLKFKSVAIMSEDAAWTKPLDAGYEACLPKAGLKVVEHIRFSPDTTDFTPIFNKMEAAKPDVIVTGISHVGVQPTVQWKNQQVPIPMFGISAQALSPTFWGDTNGAAEGVPSLAVATPDVAVTPKTKPFAAAFKAKFGTPPAYTGYTAYDEVYIIAEAIQRAGSTDPDKMVAELEKTDFEGTIGKIQFYGKNDEFTHGIKSGPGAVTGLVFQWQNGKQITVWPKAIAEGKLKFPDFVKLSQ; via the coding sequence ATGTCAGGATATTCAACCGCCGCCCGCACGAGCCTGTTGGCTACCGCGCTGGCGCTCTGCCTCGCGGCACCGGCCTATGCGCAGTCCAAGGATCCGATCAAGATCGGCGTGATTGCCGAGGTGCAGTCGATCGCCGGTGCGGCAACCCCGGGCGGCGCGCAGATCGCGGCCGACGAGATCAACGCCAAGGGCGGCGTGATGGGCCGCAAGATCGAGATCGTCACCTACGACAACAAGAGCTCGTCGGCGGACTCGGTGCGTGCGTTCCAGCGCGCAGTCAGCGAGGACAAGGTCTCCGCGGTGATCGCGAGCTACATCAGCGAGGTCGTGCTGGCGCTCGAGCCGTGGGCATCGCGGTTGAAGATGCCGCTGATCACGCCGGGCGCCGCCTCGAACGAGATCACCAAGGCGGTTCACAACGACTATGAGAAGAACAAGTACACCTTCCACGGCTACCTGACCTCGGCAGCGCAGGCGCAGCTCGTCTGCGACGCCGCCAAGGATCTCCTCGTCGATAACCTCAAGTTCAAATCGGTGGCGATCATGAGCGAGGACGCCGCGTGGACCAAACCGCTCGACGCCGGGTACGAGGCCTGCCTGCCGAAGGCCGGCCTGAAGGTGGTCGAGCACATCCGCTTCTCGCCCGACACCACCGACTTCACGCCGATCTTCAACAAGATGGAAGCCGCCAAGCCCGACGTGATCGTCACCGGCATCTCCCATGTCGGCGTGCAGCCGACGGTGCAGTGGAAGAACCAGCAGGTGCCGATCCCGATGTTCGGCATCAGCGCGCAGGCGTTGAGCCCGACCTTCTGGGGCGACACCAACGGCGCCGCCGAAGGCGTGCCCTCGCTCGCGGTGGCGACACCGGACGTTGCGGTGACACCGAAGACAAAGCCGTTCGCTGCGGCCTTCAAGGCCAAGTTCGGCACGCCGCCGGCCTATACCGGCTACACCGCCTATGACGAGGTCTACATCATCGCCGAAGCGATCCAGCGCGCCGGCTCGACCGATCCGGACAAGATGGTCGCCGAGCTCGAGAAGACCGACTTCGAGGGCACGATCGGCAAGATCCAGTTCTACGGCAAGAACGACGAGTTCACCCACGGCATCAAGTCCGGCCCGGGCGCCGTCACCGGTCTCGTGTTCCAGTGGCAGAACGGCAAGCAGATCACGGTCTGGCCGAAGGCGATCGCGGAAGGGAAGCTGAAGTTTCCTGATTTCGTGAAGCTGTCGCAGTAA
- a CDS encoding FAD-dependent oxidoreductase, whose product MARILVLGAGFAGLWAALGAARKRDEIGARAADTEILVIDRNAYHNIRVRNYEVDLADVALPLDGLLDPVGVEHEVAEVAAIDPAKREVVVKTSSGAETLTYDRLVLTTGSELVRPAIPGLAAHGFDVDTHEAAMRLDAHLAALGKEPASPARSTVAVVGAGFTGIEVAAEMSAKLAAAGIAGHHRVILIDPNPVVGATFGAHGRPVINEALSALGVETRLNVRVGAVGADSITLSSGEIIPAATVVWCGGMHASPLAAMLPARRDALGRLAVDHCMRVEGLPGVFAAGDVASCLIDGEHPTVMSCQFARPMGRFAGHNVVADLFGEKLLPLNIDWYVTVLDLGAWGALYTTGWDREVHTTGAAAKLTKQTINQQRIYPPRNGDRAALLAAAAPTIQTAPPTRK is encoded by the coding sequence ATGGCGCGCATCCTGGTGCTGGGGGCCGGCTTTGCGGGGCTGTGGGCCGCGCTCGGCGCAGCCCGCAAGCGCGACGAGATCGGCGCGCGGGCGGCAGATACCGAGATCCTCGTCATCGATCGCAACGCCTATCACAACATCCGGGTGCGCAATTACGAGGTCGACCTCGCCGATGTCGCGCTGCCGCTCGACGGGCTGCTCGATCCGGTCGGCGTCGAGCACGAGGTGGCCGAAGTCGCGGCGATCGATCCGGCAAAGCGCGAGGTCGTGGTCAAGACGAGCTCCGGCGCGGAGACCTTGACCTATGACCGGCTGGTGCTGACGACCGGCAGCGAGCTGGTCCGCCCCGCCATTCCTGGCCTTGCCGCGCATGGCTTCGATGTCGACACCCATGAAGCGGCGATGCGGCTCGACGCGCATCTGGCGGCGCTCGGCAAGGAGCCGGCGTCGCCGGCACGTTCGACGGTGGCAGTCGTCGGCGCCGGCTTCACCGGAATCGAGGTCGCCGCCGAAATGTCGGCCAAGCTGGCGGCCGCCGGCATTGCGGGCCATCATCGCGTCATCTTGATCGATCCCAATCCCGTCGTCGGCGCGACATTCGGCGCGCATGGCCGCCCGGTCATCAACGAGGCGCTGTCAGCGCTCGGCGTCGAGACACGGCTGAACGTCAGGGTTGGCGCCGTCGGCGCCGACAGCATCACGTTAAGCTCGGGCGAGATCATTCCGGCGGCGACCGTGGTGTGGTGCGGCGGGATGCACGCGAGCCCCCTCGCCGCGATGCTGCCGGCCAGGCGCGACGCGCTCGGCCGCCTCGCGGTGGATCATTGCATGCGCGTCGAAGGCCTTCCCGGCGTGTTCGCCGCAGGCGACGTCGCGTCCTGCCTGATCGACGGCGAGCACCCGACCGTGATGTCGTGCCAGTTCGCGCGTCCGATGGGCCGCTTTGCCGGACACAACGTGGTCGCCGATCTGTTCGGAGAAAAGCTGCTGCCGCTCAATATCGACTGGTATGTGACGGTGCTCGATCTCGGGGCCTGGGGCGCGCTCTACACCACCGGCTGGGACCGCGAGGTGCACACCACAGGAGCCGCCGCCAAACTCACCAAACAGACCATCAACCAGCAGCGCATCTATCCGCCGCGCAACGGTGACCGCGCGGCGCTGCTCGCGGCCGCCGCGCCGACGATCCAGACCGCGCCACCAACGCGCAAATAG
- a CDS encoding thiamine pyrophosphate-requiring protein, whose protein sequence is MKLGTAIAEIMKREGIEILTGYPVNHLIEYAAAADIRPVMVRQERIGVHMADAISRLTSGEKIGAFCMQHGPGAENAMGGVAQCYGESVPVLVLPMGYARRLANIDPNFNSSQAMKAFLKSSEPINIAAEVGNIFRRAFTRLKNGRGGPVIVEIPADMWNEEVPEPLNYTPVLRTRYGADPVHIKEAAALLVNAKRPVIYAGQGVHYAKAWPQLKRLAERLAIPVTTSLGGKSSFPETHPLSLGSGGLAVPRAVPKFLAETDLIFGIGCSFTETSFGIAMPKGKTIIHSTLDPNHINKDVEAKIGLVGDAGLVLDALLEEIGKTVTADRNASVVAEEIAASHNEWLAKWMPKLTHNDAPLNPYRVLWDLQHTVDIHNTIITHDAGSPRDQLSPFWKSVEPLSYIGWGKTTQLGYGLGLAMGAKLAKPDKLCINVWGDAAIGFTGMDFETAVRERIPIMSILLNNFSMAIELKVMPISTEKYRSTDISGDYAAMARAFGGYGERVTKPEDIIPAIKRGIQKTKEGVPVLLEFITSKETEVSRPGT, encoded by the coding sequence ATGAAGCTCGGCACCGCGATCGCGGAAATCATGAAGCGCGAGGGGATCGAGATCCTCACGGGCTACCCGGTCAACCATTTGATCGAATACGCCGCCGCCGCCGATATCCGCCCCGTGATGGTGCGGCAGGAGCGCATCGGCGTGCACATGGCGGACGCGATCTCGCGCCTCACCTCGGGCGAGAAGATCGGCGCGTTCTGCATGCAGCACGGCCCGGGCGCCGAGAACGCGATGGGCGGCGTCGCGCAGTGCTACGGCGAATCCGTGCCCGTGCTGGTGCTGCCGATGGGCTATGCGCGCAGGCTCGCCAACATCGATCCGAACTTCAATTCCAGCCAGGCGATGAAGGCGTTCTTGAAATCCTCGGAGCCGATCAACATCGCGGCCGAAGTCGGCAACATCTTTCGCCGCGCCTTCACCCGATTGAAGAACGGCCGCGGTGGCCCTGTGATCGTCGAGATCCCCGCCGACATGTGGAACGAGGAGGTGCCGGAGCCCTTGAACTACACGCCGGTGCTGCGCACCCGCTACGGCGCCGATCCCGTTCACATCAAGGAAGCGGCCGCCCTGCTCGTCAACGCCAAGCGTCCGGTGATCTATGCCGGCCAGGGCGTGCATTACGCCAAGGCCTGGCCGCAGCTGAAGCGCCTTGCCGAGCGGCTTGCGATCCCCGTCACCACGAGCCTCGGCGGCAAGTCGTCATTCCCGGAGACGCATCCGCTGTCGCTCGGCTCCGGCGGCCTTGCGGTGCCGCGCGCGGTGCCGAAATTCCTCGCCGAGACCGATTTGATCTTCGGCATCGGCTGCTCCTTCACCGAAACATCGTTCGGCATCGCGATGCCGAAGGGCAAGACCATCATTCATTCGACGCTCGACCCGAACCACATCAACAAGGATGTCGAGGCCAAGATCGGCCTCGTCGGCGACGCCGGCCTCGTGCTCGACGCACTGCTGGAGGAGATCGGCAAGACCGTGACCGCGGACCGCAACGCGAGCGTGGTCGCCGAGGAGATCGCCGCCTCCCACAACGAGTGGCTTGCCAAGTGGATGCCGAAGCTGACGCACAACGACGCGCCGCTCAATCCCTATCGCGTGCTGTGGGACCTGCAGCACACCGTCGACATCCACAACACCATCATCACCCACGACGCCGGCAGCCCGCGCGACCAGCTCTCGCCGTTCTGGAAGTCGGTCGAGCCGTTGTCCTATATCGGCTGGGGCAAGACGACGCAGCTCGGCTACGGCCTCGGTCTTGCGATGGGCGCGAAGCTGGCAAAACCGGACAAGCTCTGCATCAACGTCTGGGGCGACGCCGCGATCGGCTTTACGGGCATGGATTTCGAGACCGCGGTGCGCGAGCGGATTCCGATCATGTCGATCCTGCTGAACAATTTCTCGATGGCGATCGAATTGAAGGTGATGCCGATCTCGACCGAGAAATACCGCTCGACCGACATCTCCGGCGATTACGCCGCGATGGCCCGCGCCTTCGGCGGCTATGGCGAGCGGGTGACCAAGCCCGAGGACATCATCCCCGCGATCAAGCGCGGCATCCAGAAGACCAAGGAGGGCGTGCCGGTGCTGCTGGAGTTCATCACCAGCAAGGAGACCGAGGTATCGCGGCCGGGCACGTGA
- a CDS encoding Flp family type IVb pilin — protein MRALLARFLRDEVGATAIEYAVIAGGISIVIVAGVKGIGTSVSGQFSAVGAAFK, from the coding sequence ATGCGCGCGTTGCTAGCAAGGTTTCTGCGTGACGAGGTCGGGGCGACCGCGATCGAGTACGCCGTCATTGCCGGTGGCATCAGCATCGTGATCGTCGCCGGCGTCAAAGGCATCGGCACCAGTGTGAGCGGCCAGTTCAGCGCCGTCGGCGCGGCATTCAAGTAA
- a CDS encoding Ku protein — MAPRANWKGFLRLSLVTCPVALYPATSDTEKVSFNQINRKTGHRIKYAKVDAETGEEVSSEDIMKGYKVDTDTYIEVTKEELDDIALDSTRTIEIDEFVPRSEIDSRYLIRPYYLVPDGKVGHDAFAVIRETIRSMDKVAIGRVVLTNREHIIALEPLDNGLMGTLLRYPYEVRSEKEYFDDIQDVKITKDMLDLAKHIVEQKSAEFDPEEFEDRYEQALIDLINQKRNGIKIAKPAAKASGNVINLMDALKKSLANEKQAAPAKADAKAAKGKKPKKRIEGQREMLLPISGSGKREPKEATKPEPKKAEKATRAQGTAARKKAG, encoded by the coding sequence ATGGCCCCTCGCGCCAATTGGAAGGGCTTTTTGCGCCTTTCGCTCGTGACCTGCCCGGTTGCCCTGTACCCGGCGACGTCGGATACCGAGAAGGTCTCCTTCAACCAGATCAACCGCAAGACCGGCCACCGGATCAAATACGCCAAGGTCGATGCGGAGACCGGCGAGGAAGTCTCATCCGAAGACATCATGAAGGGCTACAAGGTCGACACCGACACCTATATCGAGGTCACGAAGGAAGAGCTCGACGACATCGCGCTGGATTCGACCCGCACCATCGAGATCGACGAATTCGTGCCGCGGTCCGAGATCGACAGCCGCTATCTGATCCGCCCCTATTATCTCGTTCCCGACGGCAAGGTCGGCCACGACGCCTTCGCGGTGATCCGCGAGACCATCCGCAGCATGGACAAGGTCGCGATCGGCCGCGTGGTGCTGACCAACCGCGAGCACATCATCGCGCTCGAGCCGCTCGACAACGGGCTGATGGGCACGCTGTTGCGCTACCCCTATGAGGTGCGCAGCGAAAAGGAATATTTCGACGACATCCAGGACGTGAAGATCACCAAGGACATGCTGGATCTCGCCAAGCACATCGTCGAGCAGAAGTCCGCCGAGTTCGATCCGGAGGAGTTCGAGGACCGCTACGAGCAGGCGCTGATCGACCTGATCAACCAGAAGCGCAACGGCATCAAGATCGCAAAGCCCGCGGCGAAGGCCAGCGGCAACGTCATCAACCTGATGGACGCGCTGAAGAAGAGCCTCGCCAACGAGAAGCAGGCCGCGCCGGCGAAAGCCGATGCAAAGGCAGCGAAGGGCAAGAAGCCGAAGAAGCGCATCGAGGGCCAGCGCGAGATGCTGCTGCCGATCTCGGGCAGCGGCAAGCGCGAGCCCAAGGAAGCCACCAAGCCCGAGCCGAAGAAGGCCGAGAAGGCGACGCGGGCGCAGGGCACTGCGGCGCGGAAGAAGGCCGGCTGA
- a CDS encoding NAD-dependent epimerase codes for MAGNLLVTGCAGFIGFHLAEYLLRAGQPVVGIDNLNQYYDPALKHARLDLLKQHHGFTFLQLDLADRAGMKALFERYRFEVVVHLAAQAGVRYSLQNPHAYVDSNLEGFLNILEGCRHTACRHLLFASSSSVYGANTKLPFSVHDNVDHPISLYAATKKANELLAHSYSHLYRIPTTGLRFFTVYGAWYRPDMALFAFADAITKGKPIQLFNNGNMRRDFTYVDDVVEAMVRLIGRVPEGDVNWSGAHPDPGSSKAPWRIYNIGNSRPEDLMHVVALLERGFGRQAEKQLLPMQPGDVLETSADVSDLERDIGFRPQTRIEDGIAKFVAWYQAYHNVDRT; via the coding sequence ATCGCAGGCAATCTACTCGTCACGGGCTGCGCCGGCTTCATCGGCTTCCATCTGGCGGAGTATTTGCTGCGGGCAGGGCAGCCGGTCGTCGGCATCGACAATCTGAACCAATATTACGACCCGGCGCTCAAGCATGCACGGCTCGATCTGCTCAAGCAGCACCATGGTTTCACCTTCCTGCAACTCGATCTCGCCGATCGTGCCGGGATGAAGGCGCTGTTCGAGCGCTATCGCTTCGAGGTCGTGGTGCATCTCGCCGCCCAGGCCGGCGTGCGCTACTCCCTGCAGAACCCGCATGCCTATGTGGATTCCAATCTGGAGGGCTTCCTCAACATTCTCGAGGGCTGCCGACATACCGCATGCCGGCATTTGCTGTTTGCGTCCTCATCGTCGGTCTATGGCGCCAACACCAAGCTGCCGTTCTCGGTCCACGACAACGTCGATCATCCGATCAGCCTGTACGCCGCGACGAAGAAGGCCAACGAGCTGCTCGCGCATTCCTATAGCCACCTCTATCGGATCCCGACGACGGGGCTGCGGTTCTTTACCGTGTATGGGGCCTGGTATCGGCCGGACATGGCGCTCTTCGCGTTCGCGGATGCGATCACCAAAGGGAAGCCGATCCAACTGTTCAACAACGGCAACATGCGGCGCGACTTCACCTATGTCGATGACGTGGTCGAAGCGATGGTGCGGCTGATCGGCCGGGTCCCCGAGGGCGACGTCAACTGGTCGGGAGCGCATCCCGATCCGGGATCGAGCAAGGCGCCGTGGCGGATCTACAATATCGGCAACAGCAGGCCCGAAGACCTGATGCATGTGGTCGCGCTGCTCGAGCGCGGCTTCGGCCGACAGGCCGAAAAGCAGTTGTTGCCGATGCAACCTGGAGATGTCCTTGAGACATCGGCAGATGTCTCCGATCTGGAGCGTGACATCGGCTTTCGGCCGCAGACGCGGATCGAGGACGGCATTGCCAAGTTTGTTGCCTGGTATCAGGCATATCACAACGTCGATCGGACGTAG
- a CDS encoding helix-turn-helix domain-containing protein, which yields MRRHSTDEISSKVKQAEELMARGQSQAQACKVLGVSVMTFHRWRKQEAERGHPGNGTVTALAARTDDRDGIPHAHNRIDELRLENERLRRIVTDLLLEKMKIEEKLAVRSSGGNGLPRRGEVQS from the coding sequence ATGAGGCGTCATTCAACTGACGAGATCAGTTCCAAGGTCAAGCAGGCCGAGGAACTCATGGCGCGGGGGCAGTCACAAGCCCAAGCGTGCAAGGTGCTGGGCGTTAGCGTGATGACATTTCACCGCTGGCGCAAGCAGGAGGCCGAACGCGGCCACCCGGGGAATGGTACTGTGACCGCACTTGCCGCTCGCACCGATGATCGAGATGGGATCCCCCACGCCCATAACCGTATTGACGAATTGCGGCTGGAAAATGAACGGTTGCGCCGGATCGTAACCGACCTATTGCTCGAGAAAATGAAGATCGAGGAGAAGCTGGCGGTCAGGTCCAGCGGCGGGAACGGTTTGCCCCGCCGTGGTGAAGTCCAGAGCTGA
- a CDS encoding undecaprenyl-phosphate glucose phosphotransferase has translation MIIVVLSSIIGGAAYHLFYYHTVYSNSFEGFLGIGVLAAILHMFVAKSQGLYHAQVLAGLDRRWSSLLGGWLLVVLLMTLIIFLLKVGSGVSRGSVMSFGLIGGLGLVAGRMLLQAPLQRAIDRGMLATRRAVVVGMADELSRVRQSSLLCDFGLSEVRRIQLTGQAHDAGDRTAVESAIRAARECGADEIILAMPWQQEPRIQFVCDQLRASPLPVRLLPDRTAERFLALRMVVSGPIPTLEMQRSPLTSLERAGKRLFDIVASSGLLVLFAPLLIGTAIAIKLDSKGPVLFRQRRNGFDGRPFTILKFRSMHVLEDGDVIMQARPNDARLTGIGATLRRRSIDELPQLINVLRGDMSLVGPRPHALAHDDKYSKLIASYAQRQHVKPGITGLAQVQGLRGATPAIEDMQLRVAHDLIYIKSWSFVLDLRILLRTVGAVLRHKGV, from the coding sequence ATGATCATCGTCGTGCTGTCCAGCATCATTGGCGGCGCGGCCTATCATCTGTTCTACTACCACACGGTTTATAGCAACAGCTTCGAGGGTTTTCTAGGGATCGGGGTTCTCGCCGCGATCCTTCACATGTTCGTGGCGAAGTCGCAGGGCCTCTATCATGCGCAGGTGCTGGCCGGCCTCGACCGGCGCTGGAGCAGCCTCCTCGGCGGATGGTTGCTGGTCGTCCTGCTGATGACACTGATCATCTTCCTCCTGAAAGTCGGCTCCGGCGTCTCGCGCGGCTCGGTGATGTCATTCGGCCTGATCGGCGGCCTCGGGCTGGTGGCCGGACGGATGCTGCTGCAGGCGCCGCTGCAACGCGCGATCGACCGCGGCATGCTGGCGACCCGCCGCGCGGTGGTGGTCGGGATGGCGGACGAATTGTCACGGGTGCGGCAATCGAGCCTGCTGTGCGATTTCGGTCTCAGCGAGGTGCGGCGGATTCAGTTGACCGGCCAGGCCCACGACGCGGGCGATCGCACGGCGGTTGAGTCGGCGATTCGTGCCGCGCGTGAGTGCGGCGCCGACGAGATCATTCTTGCAATGCCCTGGCAGCAGGAGCCACGCATCCAGTTCGTCTGTGATCAATTGCGGGCGTCACCGTTGCCGGTGCGGCTGCTGCCGGATCGAACCGCGGAACGCTTCCTGGCGCTGCGGATGGTGGTGAGCGGCCCGATCCCGACGCTGGAAATGCAGCGCTCGCCGCTCACCTCGCTCGAGCGTGCGGGCAAGCGGCTGTTCGACATCGTGGCATCGAGCGGCCTCCTGGTGCTGTTCGCGCCACTTCTGATCGGGACCGCGATTGCGATCAAGCTCGACTCCAAAGGCCCGGTGCTGTTCCGGCAGCGCCGCAACGGGTTCGACGGCAGGCCGTTCACCATCCTCAAATTCCGCTCGATGCATGTGCTCGAGGACGGCGATGTCATCATGCAGGCGCGTCCGAACGATGCACGGCTGACCGGGATCGGCGCGACGCTGCGCCGCCGCAGCATCGACGAGCTGCCGCAGCTGATCAACGTGCTGCGCGGCGACATGTCGCTGGTCGGACCGCGGCCGCACGCGCTGGCGCATGACGACAAATATTCGAAGCTGATCGCGAGCTACGCGCAGCGTCAGCATGTCAAGCCGGGTATCACCGGTCTCGCCCAGGTGCAGGGCTTGCGCGGCGCGACGCCCGCGATCGAGGACATGCAGCTGCGCGTCGCGCACGACCTGATCTACATCAAGAGCTGGAGCTTCGTGCTCGACCTGCGCATCCTGTTGCGCACGGTCGGTGCGGTGCTGCGGCACAAGGGTGTCTGA